The genome window AAAAGAGAATGGTTAAATCAATCAAAAACTAGCATGGCGATTGAAAAGGTCAACCAAGCAATCAACCAAAATGCGATCGGCGATCGGTGTCAAGAACTGGCGACATTGCTAACTCGGCACACCGACGGCAAAGGGAACGGCTTTCATAAAACAGAGATAGATAAGCTGGAATTTACGCGAGAATCTTCTGTTCCCGCCGCAATGCACGGTGTCTATCAACCTGTTCTCGGCATCGTCATTCAGGGCAAAAAAGAAGCCTTGCTGGGTGAGGAAACCTATCGTTATGGCCAGGCTCAATATCTTGTCATTTCGGTTGATTTGCCGATTAGCGGATTTGTTGTAGAGGCTACCCCAGACAAGCCGTATTTAGGATTCAAGCTGAATCTAGATCCGCGCCAACTCTGCGACATTATTACTGCCCAAACCAAGCCAAGTGCAAATAAGACAGAAAACTCTGTTAGAGGATTGTTCGTCAGCAATGCCGATGCACCGTTGCTCGATTGTGCTCTCAGATTGACAAGACTTTTGGATACACCGCAGGATATCCCTATCCTGGCACCGATGATTATCCGCGAAATCTATTACCGCCTTTTAATAGGCGAACAAGGCGAAGCAGTCCGCCAGATTGCGACATCTGGCAGCAATATGCAGCGCATCGCTTCGGCGATAAAACTCATCAAAACTGATTTTACAAAGCCGATGCGGGTTGAGTATCTCGCAGGACAAGCCAATATGTCTCCTTCATCTTTCCATCACCATTTCAAGGAAGTGACATCGATGAGTCCACTTCAATATCAAAAGCAATTAAGACTATTAGAAGCACGTCGCCTGATGCTTGCCGAAAACTTCGATGCGGCAAATGCTGCCTATCAGGTGGGTTATGAAAGCCCCTCACAGTTCAGCCGCGAATATTCTCGTATGTTTGGTGCACCGCCGATCCGGGATATTGAGCGTTTGCGTACTGCTTGAGCGTAACTGTTTCGACTATATTGGTTTTGTTCGATTAATACAAGTGGAGGATGAAACGAATGCAATATAGCGGTAAATGGCGGATCGCAGAGATGGAACTGTGGGATAGTGATTACTTAGACATGGAAGTTGAAGCCTATATCGAGATTGAACCCACAGGTTCGGGAGAATTTCAATTCGGTTTAGTATCAGGTCAAATTGACGGCGAAGTGGTAAAAGATCGAGATGATGAGCGATTCGAGTTTACATGGGATGGCAATGACGAATGTGAGCCTGCATCTGGTAGCGGTTGGCTGAGATTAAAGGGTAAAAATTCACTAGACGGTCGAATCAAATTCCACCAAGGCGACAGTTCTAGTCTTGTTGCCAAACGCATGAAATAGGCAATCAGCGATCGTACTATTGCTGATGCGAATTTTTTTAAACAGCAGATGAAAGCAGATAAACGCACATACAATCCCATCCGCGTTCATCTGTGTTCATCTGCTGATATCTGCGGTAACAAAATCCCAATCTAACCAATAACCAATAACAACTGACTTAAGTTTATCATGAAGGATTAATCGGAAAATCGCCCTCACTATCAACCTCTGCGGCACTTTTAACTAAATCCAAAAACGCAAACACGGCCGGAATCAACAACCCATCCCTCAAAACAGCCACCCCAATTACCCTTTCAAAATCCGCAGGCAAACTGCAAACTTTCACCGAAGTAGGTATCGGTTCCGCCGCCAAACGGGGAAGAATTGCTGTACCCAAACCTTGCATCACCATACTGACAATCGTTGAATCTTCGCTGAGTTCGTAAGCGATATTTAAGGGAAACCCCGAAGTTGTCAAATATTTTCGCAGCGGTACAGAACAAGAATTTTCGACCGGCTGCAAAATCAACGGATAAGCCGCTAATTCTTTCCAGGTAATCTTAGCACTTGACAATTTTGCAGTTGGCGGCAGCAATACAACATATTTATCCCGCAAAATTTCCCTTGTTTCAAATTCATGGGAGATGGGAAGAGAGACAAAACCGATGTCTGCTTTGCCCGATCGCAAAGCCTCTTCCACAGCTTGGGTATAATAAACTTCGGTAATGCTAACCGTAATTTTGGGAAAGCAACTGCGAAATTTAGCAATAATACCCGGTAGGATATGAGTTGCGACACTCCGAAAAGTAACTATCCGTACCTGGCCTCCCTGCAAACCTTTTTCTAAATCCGCTTCTTTTACCATCATTTCTAAGGCGCAGGCTATTTGACGCCCGTGACTCACTACCCTTTGCCCCACTGGCGTCAGTTGAGCACCGTGTCGCCCCCGGTGGAACAATTGCACTCCCAATTCTGTTTCTAAAGAGGCGATGGCGTGGCTGATGGCGGATTGGGACAGTTCCAATTGCAAAGCCGCCTCGCTAAAGTTTTCACAGTCTGCTACAGCTATCAAAGCTTGAATCTGAGAGAGTTTCATCCGCCGCGTATTGATTTCCTTCATAGCGTTTGTGCCAGTAGTACCCAAATTGTCACAAGGGTTTCGATATATCGATTTTATTCATACAACCTATGCAAGCAATGCTTTGATTGTCAATTGCCCCAGAGTTAAGGTTAATTTATCAGGTAACAGATCAACTTTTACAGGACTTGCACGACAACGATATTCTGCTGTAATTGCGATGCAATTATTGCAGTTCAAAGCTATTTTTTGTAATTTTATTGGTGCAATTTTTGTAGGAGTTATCACTTTAAGGTGTTGGCTATGTCTACTTACAAAAGTCGGATAAACCCCCGAATAACGATGTTTTTTTGGATAGCCGATCGAGCTAAACCATCCGAAAAACAGCAAGGGCAATCTCTCTTTTCAGCTATAAATAAAATTTGGCATTTTTTGCTCTACCTCATTTCTGGTGAGGACGAACTGAGAATTTGGCAGACGTGCGATCGCTATGGTAACACTTGGTGGCACGGTTGCGATCGGGCGACCGGTCGTTCTACCTGCGTGGCGACGGAGGATGAAATGCGCGCTTGGATCGATCGGCGTTATTGCCAATAGTAGTGTGTGGGTTGCGTGGAAATGAAGTGAAATACAGTCCTCGATTAGCAATTACCAATTAGCAGTTACCAATGAGCAATTACCAAGTAGGAGATGCTATGCTTCAAATATCTTCCGAATGTGCAGCGCCCGTTAGCGGAGCCCTCGAAGAGGATCGCATTATTCTGATGGAAAACGAGGTATACAGATTGCCTCAAACTCATCGAGAAATTCAAGTTTTGTCAGGAACTGCTTGGATCACGCTAGACCAACAGGACATTATCTTGCAAAGCTCTGAAAAAGCATCGCTTCCACCCAGCAAAAACTTTGCTCTCATATCCGCTCTCAACAATATGCCGCTGATTATGGCCGTCTGGCAAGACAAAAACCCAGTCATGCGATTTTAGATTTTAGATTTTAGATTTTGGATTGAAGAATTGGGAACGACTGATTATGTATGGGTTTGAAGCACGGGTCTACAGTTGCCTTCTTTTTTGAAACTGGTATCGGAACCTAGGGATTGAGAAAAAATTCGGCAGGAACAACCCAAAAAGCTCTATCTTAATAGTGATCACTTAGCTATTGGAGGACTCGATCGGTGCACTGCCGCTCTTATCACTTCAGCTATCTCGCAGCTATAAGTATTGTCTTATCGCCCGCACTCAGCCTGCTGGCAATTTCAGACGCTCGGGCTTATGGCCCAATTATAAACGCGAGGCGCGCCCAAGCGATCGATTCCCTACGGGATAGCTTCGCTTCAGGCGCTCAGGCAACTGACCCCAAAACGCAAGCAGACGAACTCTTTGAAACAGGAGTAAAACAGCACCGCGAGGGTTTGTTTCGAGAAGCAATCGAGACTTTTGAGCAAGTTTTGGCAATCCGCAAGCAACTCGGCGACAAAGCCGGAATCGGAGAAACCCTCAACAATATGGGGGAAGCTTATGGCGAAATGGGTTTGAGGCCCAAAGCTTTGGAAGTTCTGCAGCAAGCTTTAGTCATTCACCGAGAAATCAGCGGAGGGCGTCGTATCGCGCGCACTCTCAATCTCATCGGTTTCATTAACCGGATTGGGGACAATTTTTCCGAAGCGATGAAACTGCACCAAGAAGCTTTGGAACTTGCCAAAACTACTGACGACAAAATTGAAATCGGAGAATCCCTCCACAACATCGCGGCCGTGTACGCAGAACAGGCAGATTACGCCAAGGCGATCGAATTTTACCAGCAAGCGCGGACGATTCGCACGGCCGCCGGCGATCGGCGCGATTTAGGCCGTACCCTCAATAACATGGGCGGCGTCTACTACAACATCGGCGACTTTAATAGAGCGATGGAATTTTACCACCAAGCTTTAGCAATTCGCCGGGAAATCGGAGACCGGGCTGGTGTCGGCCGCCTCCTCAACAACATGGCACTTACCTCTCGCAAACTCGGCAAAGATACTCAAGCGCTGATCTATTTTCAGCAAGCAATACCGATGTTAGAAGCAATCGGCGACAAGACAAGTATCGGACGCTTGCTCAACAATATGGGCGCAATTCATGAAAGTCTCGGTCAATATGCTCAAGCTCTCGAATCCTACGAGGGAGCTTTAAAAATTGCTCGTGAGGGCGGTGACCAAGCCGGAGAAAATACAGCGATGGAGGGTATTAAGCGATTGTCTTCCGGTCAGCTTGTACCGCAATAATGACAGTTAAGCGGTTCCGCATCGGGCGTGAAGATTGGAAGCGATCGACTTTGGCGGCGATTGGGCATTCATCTGCAAGTGGTTGTATAATTGGTTGCCAAAAATACATAGCTCAAAAAGAGGAAAAAAGCTTCAGGTGCACTATAATTTGATTAATATCGCGCTCGAAAGATAGCAAGAGTTTCTGTAGTAATTCGTCTGCAATCTCGGCTGCAAAACAATTAATCTAAGCTATGGATATCCGTACTGAAAAACCAGAAGATGTAGAAGCTGTTCGCAACGTCAATATTGCCGCATTCGGACGAGAAAATGAGGCTAACTTAGTCGATCGATTGCGGGGAATTGCATCTACATTTTCCTTCGTTGCGGTACAATCCGATCGCGTTGTCGGACACATTTTCTTCAGTCCGGTTGTCGTCGCAGGAAAATGTTCCAGCAATTTGTCGATTCAGGGGTTGGCACCAGTCGCAGTTCTACCCGAATACCAGCGGCAAGGTATAGGAACGCTGCTGATCCAGCAGGGTTTAAAAGAGTGCGGGCGATCGGGATTTCACGCAGTGGTTGTGCTTGGTCATCCAGATTTTTATCCGCGTTTTGGGTTCATTCCTGCTAGTAGAAAGAATTTGGGATGTGAATATGATGTGCCCGATGAGGCTTTTATGGTGTTGGAGTTAGAAAGTGGAGCCTTGCAGGATTGCAGCGGAACGGTCAAGTATCGATCGGAGTTTAGTCTATGCGAGTGATATTAATTTCGTCCTTCACCGGAATTATTCATCTCTCTCTTGTCTCCCTCTGCGTTCTCTGCGTTCTCTGCGGTTAAATCATTCCGATGCAACCGGAACCGATCTGACGAAGTGGCGGTTTTTATTGTGATGTATAGTAAAAAATTATAAAAATAACATTTAGTAGTCAGACTGGAAAGCGGTTGTGCTGTACTTGCCTTGGTGAACCATAAAACCTGTACAACTATTGCCCAGCCGAGTTATTTAAACGCCCGCTTTTCCCTTCTCCCCTTTGGCACCTTGCAAAGCAAAGATCGGAGTTGGAGCAGATTTCCCCTTCAGAACAACAGATCCCAAAGCCTCGCAAATAAAGTTTAGCTCGATCGACTCACACACCCTTTCACCAATCAAAATTTGGTTTTCCGCCGCCTTGCTCATCAACCGAGCCGCCGTATTCACCGTATCGCCGAGGATATTAAACTCCCTGCGCCCTCGCGGTTCTCCAACCTCAGCAGCAAACACCGGCCCCAGGGACAGCCCAATTTGACAGCTTACTTTTACTTCTTCACCCGCGATAATTACCAGAGGCAAACCTGCAATGATATCTCGGATCGCAATCGCCGCACTAGCGGCGCGGCTGGCGTCATCCGTGTGAGCGTCGGGCACGCCAAAATAAATCAGCATATCCGAACCGTCTAAGTGCGCCGTTACTTTTTGCAACACGCCCCCTTTAGCTGACACTACAGCATCGATCGACGCAAACACCCGAGAATAACTCACTACCAGATTGACTTCTTCCTCCGGCGAAGCTTTCTCCACAGACTCCGGTAAACCTATCAAGTTGACAAACATCACCGTCGGTTCAGGAAAATCCGGCGGTATTTTCCGCCTGTCTGCATTTTCCACCAGCAGTCTCAGGATAGTTTTGGGAATATAACTAGCAAGGGGTTCAAGCCGATTCACAGCTTCCCCGATTTCTTTTACCAAGCCCGCAACGCTGCGATCGAGCAATACCGAACTCGGCATCCGCCGCCCAGTCAAAGTGATATCATACTCTCCGAGTCGATCGTCCGTGAAATCGTCCGCCACCAAAAAATAACCCAGTTTCCCGGGTTCAAAACGGAATTGCTCTCCCACAGACTCTCTGGCAGTTTCAGTCACACACACCCGCCCCACAGTCCCACAACCCTCAGCTTGCTTGGCTTGCTGGACTGAATGCCCCAGCAGTACGTGAGCCATCCGCAGCGGGGTACCGATGTCAGCACTAATATAGCGACCGCAGTGGATGCCCACCCGCATCGTCAAAGACAAAACACCCCGCGCCGTTTCAATATTGGCAAATTCAGCCATCGCCCGCTGCATCCGCAAACCCGCCCGCACCGCCCTCGCTGTATCCTCTTGGTAAACTCCTGACGGAAACTGCACCAGCATCGCATCTCCGGTAAACTCCAGCAAATCTCCGCCCGATTTGCTGACAATTTCAATCATCGAGGCAAAATAGTCGTTAATAACGCCCAGCAGGCTTTCAGCTCCCTTGCGCCCTTGGGCCGCATTCGCTTCCAACAGCGAGGTAAACCCTGCCAAATCCGTGAACAGCAAGGTGCCTGTTTGCCACTGGTAGCGCACCTCGCCCGGGTTGGGCGGAGATTCGGACACGGGTCTGGGCACGTAGTCGTGGAGGATGTAGCGCAGAGTTCGCAGGTGATCGAAAACCCCCATGAGCGTTGCGGGGGACGGATCTACCCACGCAGCAGCGTACAGTTGAGCGGAAAGGAGCGATCGCAGCCGCAGTTCGATCGCGGCTAAGGGAGGATTGTAGGTTAATCTATTAATAATTTCCACCTAGTCTATTCTTAAAAAATAAGGTAAGTTCGATCGCTCTAGAGGCAACACCAATAGCTCGACTTAATACCATTATGATAAGTTTCCAGTGAACCCATACCAACCAAACCCAGAACCCACGAGAGAAACTTCCGAAAGTCACAGCTTGCTAGCTCCCGATTTAATCCGAGCTGCTCGATCGGCCTATGGTATGTATCTGAAAGTGCATTCCGAGCAGATGCAGCGTCCGGCGGGTGTAGTTGTCAGTCAAGGAAGCGATCGAGGTCAGGTAATTTTTGCTTCGCAACCGATTTTATTACCCGGTGAACGTTTTGTTACTTTTGACGAAATTGAATCTCAAATGTATTAATTGGTAATTGGGCATTGGTAATTGGGCATTGGGAATTGCGAATTGCGAGTGGGAAATTGCGAGTGGGAAATTGACAACTAATATTTATGTTTGCTCGAACGCTTGTCAAAAAATAGGTTGGTAGTGAGGACTAAAGCTGACGGAGTGACAACCCCGTAGAAAGCATTCCCTGTAAAGCTTTGGGACGTTTTGTTGTAAAAAAAGATGGGGTCGCGATTGTAAAAAAGCCCCATCTGTTAAATATGTTTCCTTAATTTTACCTTCTCCACCTACAACAACAACTAAAAGCCACCGAATATCTGACTCTAAAGATTTTGGTATATCTGCTTGCTTGCCATAAACAAGTAAGCCTGGAATTGCTAGCTGCTTTAATGCCTTATCCGATTCAATTTGAAAGCCGCAGGCGCAGCTTACAAAGATTTTTCGGCTTTGCTGATTTACGGTATGAAAGACTAAATATGCCAATCATAGAAACCAGTACCAACAAAGCTTCTGGATTTTAAACTTATTTTTTTCATACCCTGATTAATCAAGGCAGATTTGTTAATGCTCAGAAGCTACGCAAACCGACTGTTAGCAGTACGACAAATCACTCAAACTAACGAGGGTAAAAAGACGGCTGGGATAGATAAGGAGGTTATAAACACCCCAGCACAGAGAATGGAATTTGTACGCAAATGGAAGGAAATAAAGCCTAGTCCCACAAGACGGGTAATGATTCCAAAACCAAACGGCAAAAAGCGTCTTCTTGGTATCCCAACCATTAGATATAGAGTCATGAAAACAGTAGTCAAAAATGCACTATTACCTGAATGTGAAGCCATGTTTGAAGGCAATTCCTATGGCTTCATACCTGGTATAAGTTGTCAAGATGCCATCGAAAAATCTTTCATTAGACTACAAAAAGGCAGAGACAACTGGGTTCTAGAAGCTGATATCAAAGGCTTCTTTGACAACATTGCCCATGAAGGCATTCTCGACAGTATCAGTAACTTCCCGCACAGAGAACTGATAAGAGAATGGTTAAAAGCTGGATTCCTGTTCCAAGGGAAAATAAACCTAACAGAACAAGGCACACCACAAGGAGGAGTAAGTGCGCTGCGAAGCGTACAGTGGTAATGCTCAAGGAGAGCGAAAACTACCAAGAGATAGTATCGGGAGCATCTCACCTTTGCAAGTGAGCGAATTTATAGTGTGATATTATAACACTAATCTATTTTTGAAATAAAGCCATGACACCTGAGCAAGAACAAACCATAAATCAGCATATTCAAGCGATCGCCCAAATTCTGTACGAGGATACCCCAAAAGAAAAACTGACAACTCTGGCTGGTATTGAAGAAGCTGTGCGACAACAAATGCTGACTCAAGTTATGCCAAAAGTAGGAGTTTTTTTATCGAATCAACAACAAACACCACTGCCGGACGCACCCGCCTGCTAAAAAGTATTTGGCGTTGCTGAGTTAGAGTATGAATAGGAGGAATAATTTATGCAATGCCCAGAATGTAAATCAACCCATATACGTAAAAAAGGCAAGAAGAAAGGAAAACAGAATCACATTTGTGTCCAATGTGGTCGTCAATTCATTAATCAGTATGAATCCCATCGAGGTGATAACGAGAGCATCAAACGTGATTGCCTAAAAATGTACGTCAATGGTATGGGTTTACGGGCTAGAGAACGAGTTAAGGGAGTTCATCATACCGGGCGTAATAAATTGGGTAAAACAAGTCGGAAAACTGTTACCAGAGGTTTATGACCCTGAAGTCATTCCAGAAGTTGGTGAGCTCGATGAATTACAAACTTATGTAAAAAAAACAGACAAAATCTGGTTGCCGACGGCGGTTGACCACTTTCAACCAGGAATTTTAGGATGGTATTAGGGGATCGTGCGTGCTAAGATATTTGAACCATTATGTAACCAAGTAAGTGCATGGAAATGCTACTTTTATGTAACTGATGGATGGTCTGTATATCCCATGTTTATTCCTGATGAGGCTCAGCTCATCAGTAAGACTTATATGACAATCCTTAGAAGGAGAAAATACAAGACTAAGACATTATTTAACCAGACTACATCGGAAGACTCTTTGTTATTCTAAGTGTGAAAAAATGCTCGAGCATTCTATTAAGTTACTAATACATTACTTGAAATTTCACGATATTCCCACTCCTGGGGCATTCATACCTTGATTCAGCAAGGCCAAATTCCTCACCTCTGCCAACTCCTCTCTCTACCGATTCTTACCCAAAAGAATTTCAGCAACTCCTGCGAGAAAAAACCGAGAATTTTGCAGGGGGCAAATTTGTTTTTTCTGCGATTTCCGACTTTCTGAACTCCCACAGCCGCGGTTATTTCACAATAGTCGGCACTCCCGGCTGCGGCAAAAGTTCCATCCTCGCTCAATATGTCAGGGCCCATCCTCGCAGTATCTATTACAACGCTGCAGTCGATCGCAAAAATCGAGCTGAAGATTTTCTCGCTTCAGTCTGCACTCAACTGATTGACAAATACCTTGCCGCCAATGGGGAAACATCGGAAATTGTCAGGCTCAAATCTCAAATTCAACATCTCGAATCCGATGATGGGAGTTGGTTTCTGTCTTTGTTGCTTCAGCAAATTAGCGATAAATTGGTCGTAGCTTGCGAGACGGCACGTCATCGCCAAAAGTCGATCGTAGTCATTGATTCTGTAGACGCGATCGCCCGCACGAGTCAGCCTCCGAGCTCAAATCTGTTTTACCTGCCGAGATATTTGGGCGATCGTACTTATTTTATCGTCGCCCGCCGGCCGTTTTTGAGAGAGAAATCCGGTTTGTTAATTGAAACGCCCTCTCAAACTCTCGATTTAAGAGATTATCCCGCTCAAAATCGGGAGGATGCCCTGAACTACATTCAGCAATACCGATCGACCGCACCAGATTTAACTCAACCGGAATTGGGCCAACAACTCGCAACTGTCAGCGAAAACAATTTCATGTATCTGAGTCAGATGTTAAGGGCGATCGGCGAGAATTCACGCCCCGATGCTAATCTGGGACAGTCCTCACTTCTCTCTGAACTTCCTCCCGGTTTAGCAGCGTATTATCACAACCACTGGCTGCGGATGACAGGTGATGGCTGATCCGAAGTTGACTTGTCTGTGCTGAATGTTTTAGTACAATCCACAACAGGTTTATCTGTAAGTGCGATATCCAATATAATCGATCGGGATGAATACGATGTTGAAAAAGTGTTAGACAATTGGATCGAGTTCTTAAATAAGCAGGAAATCGGAGGAGAAATTTGCTATAGTTTGTATCATGATAGTTTCCGCGAATGGCTGGGAAAACAATTTATTTTAGAATGATGATGAGGACACGGCAGTGTCCAAGGCGTGTCAACTTAACGTTACACCGATAGTCCGACAGGGGTTGAAACCCCTGCCTCAAAGCTGAAGTCCTCTAAAAGAGGACTAATTAATGAATTATTCATATCATGTCCGATCGAGAGATCGTGATTTTTGTAGGGGCGGGTTCACAAATAATACCTGCCAACAAAGGACAATCTCAAAAACCAGCCCCGACCGGGATATTATGGTTAATCGATCGGATATGATATCAGTCCTCTTTTAGAGGACTTTCGCTATTAGACAGGGAATTCATTCCCTGGCGGGCTGGCGGGTAGGTGGGAGGACTAGCGAACGAAAAGCTTAAGTTGACACGCCTTGGGCATTGCCGTGTCCTGAATGTCGGTAATATCAATTCCGATGCCACCGGTTTTATATTATATCAAAAACAATACAACCATGAAACGAGCAGTATTTCTTGACAGAGATGGCGTTCTCAATATCGAAGTGGGCTACATCCACAAAGTAGAAGATTTGCATTTAATCCCCGGAATAGCCCAAGCTGTACGCCGCTTAAATGACAAAGAAATATTTTGCTGTTTGGTTTCCAATCAATCGGGCCCAGCGAGGGATTATAATCCAATTAGCCACGTAGAAGCTTTGCACAAACGCCTGTGTCAGCTATTAGAAAATGAAGCAGGAGCGAGGTTAGATGCTCTTTATTACTGTCCTTATTTAAGCGCAGCCGAAGGCGGAACCAACCCCGAATTTACGCGGTATTCGACTTGGCGAAAACCAAATACAGGGATGTTGGTAGCGGCGGCTTGGGAATACGATTTGGATTTGCCGAATAGTTTTATGGTCGGGGATAAAGCGACTGATGTTGATATGGCTCACAATGCCGGCTGTACTGGCATTTTGGTGCAGACTGGTTACGGGACAAGCGTGTTGAGCGGTGAGTATCAGCATCATACTAAACCGGATTTTATTACAGCAAATTTAGCGACTGCGGTTGAGTGGATTTTGCAACACTTTGATTAGTGTTTGTAGTGGCATTTAAGTTGTTTCTTGTTGAGTCTTAGAGGAAAGTGCTACGTAAGGAAGGGCGACTGTGAAGGTTGTACCCACGCCCATTTTGCTTTCGCAGGCGATCGCCCCTCCTTGCAATTCCACAGCTTTTTTAACAATTGTTAATCCCAAACCATTACCTTTAATCTTCCCAGTATTCTTGCAGCGGTAAAACATTTCAAATATTTTCCCTACTTCAGTTTCTGGGATACCGATACCTTCGTCTCGGATACGCAGAATTAGTAAGGGAAAGTTAATATTTGTAAATCTGGAATTGGGAAACAAACACTGAGGAGACAAGCAGAAAATAGCTTTTTTTTCTCCTTCGCCTGCTTGACGGTATTCCAATTCCAAGGTGACTTG of Oscillatoria nigro-viridis PCC 7112 contains these proteins:
- a CDS encoding AraC family transcriptional regulator is translated as MAIEKVNQAINQNAIGDRCQELATLLTRHTDGKGNGFHKTEIDKLEFTRESSVPAAMHGVYQPVLGIVIQGKKEALLGEETYRYGQAQYLVISVDLPISGFVVEATPDKPYLGFKLNLDPRQLCDIITAQTKPSANKTENSVRGLFVSNADAPLLDCALRLTRLLDTPQDIPILAPMIIREIYYRLLIGEQGEAVRQIATSGSNMQRIASAIKLIKTDFTKPMRVEYLAGQANMSPSSFHHHFKEVTSMSPLQYQKQLRLLEARRLMLAENFDAANAAYQVGYESPSQFSREYSRMFGAPPIRDIERLRTA
- a CDS encoding LysR family transcriptional regulator, encoding MKEINTRRMKLSQIQALIAVADCENFSEAALQLELSQSAISHAIASLETELGVQLFHRGRHGAQLTPVGQRVVSHGRQIACALEMMVKEADLEKGLQGGQVRIVTFRSVATHILPGIIAKFRSCFPKITVSITEVYYTQAVEEALRSGKADIGFVSLPISHEFETREILRDKYVVLLPPTAKLSSAKITWKELAAYPLILQPVENSCSVPLRKYLTTSGFPLNIAYELSEDSTIVSMVMQGLGTAILPRLAAEPIPTSVKVCSLPADFERVIGVAVLRDGLLIPAVFAFLDLVKSAAEVDSEGDFPINPS
- a CDS encoding tetratricopeptide repeat protein, coding for MHCRSYHFSYLAAISIVLSPALSLLAISDARAYGPIINARRAQAIDSLRDSFASGAQATDPKTQADELFETGVKQHREGLFREAIETFEQVLAIRKQLGDKAGIGETLNNMGEAYGEMGLRPKALEVLQQALVIHREISGGRRIARTLNLIGFINRIGDNFSEAMKLHQEALELAKTTDDKIEIGESLHNIAAVYAEQADYAKAIEFYQQARTIRTAAGDRRDLGRTLNNMGGVYYNIGDFNRAMEFYHQALAIRREIGDRAGVGRLLNNMALTSRKLGKDTQALIYFQQAIPMLEAIGDKTSIGRLLNNMGAIHESLGQYAQALESYEGALKIAREGGDQAGENTAMEGIKRLSSGQLVPQ
- a CDS encoding GNAT family N-acetyltransferase, with the protein product MDIRTEKPEDVEAVRNVNIAAFGRENEANLVDRLRGIASTFSFVAVQSDRVVGHIFFSPVVVAGKCSSNLSIQGLAPVAVLPEYQRQGIGTLLIQQGLKECGRSGFHAVVVLGHPDFYPRFGFIPASRKNLGCEYDVPDEAFMVLELESGALQDCSGTVKYRSEFSLCE
- a CDS encoding adenylate/guanylate cyclase domain-containing protein, whose protein sequence is MEIINRLTYNPPLAAIELRLRSLLSAQLYAAAWVDPSPATLMGVFDHLRTLRYILHDYVPRPVSESPPNPGEVRYQWQTGTLLFTDLAGFTSLLEANAAQGRKGAESLLGVINDYFASMIEIVSKSGGDLLEFTGDAMLVQFPSGVYQEDTARAVRAGLRMQRAMAEFANIETARGVLSLTMRVGIHCGRYISADIGTPLRMAHVLLGHSVQQAKQAEGCGTVGRVCVTETARESVGEQFRFEPGKLGYFLVADDFTDDRLGEYDITLTGRRMPSSVLLDRSVAGLVKEIGEAVNRLEPLASYIPKTILRLLVENADRRKIPPDFPEPTVMFVNLIGLPESVEKASPEEEVNLVVSYSRVFASIDAVVSAKGGVLQKVTAHLDGSDMLIYFGVPDAHTDDASRAASAAIAIRDIIAGLPLVIIAGEEVKVSCQIGLSLGPVFAAEVGEPRGRREFNILGDTVNTAARLMSKAAENQILIGERVCESIELNFICEALGSVVLKGKSAPTPIFALQGAKGEKGKAGV
- a CDS encoding reverse transcriptase domain-containing protein, yielding MIPKPNGKKRLLGIPTIRYRVMKTVVKNALLPECEAMFEGNSYGFIPGISCQDAIEKSFIRLQKGRDNWVLEADIKGFFDNIAHEGILDSISNFPHRELIREWLKAGFLFQGKINLTEQGTPQGGVSALRSVQW
- a CDS encoding AAA family ATPase, with translation MNSHSRGYFTIVGTPGCGKSSILAQYVRAHPRSIYYNAAVDRKNRAEDFLASVCTQLIDKYLAANGETSEIVRLKSQIQHLESDDGSWFLSLLLQQISDKLVVACETARHRQKSIVVIDSVDAIARTSQPPSSNLFYLPRYLGDRTYFIVARRPFLREKSGLLIETPSQTLDLRDYPAQNREDALNYIQQYRSTAPDLTQPELGQQLATVSENNFMYLSQMLRAIGENSRPDANLGQSSLLSELPPGLAAYYHNHWLRMTGDG
- a CDS encoding D-glycero-alpha-D-manno-heptose-1,7-bisphosphate 7-phosphatase; this encodes MKRAVFLDRDGVLNIEVGYIHKVEDLHLIPGIAQAVRRLNDKEIFCCLVSNQSGPARDYNPISHVEALHKRLCQLLENEAGARLDALYYCPYLSAAEGGTNPEFTRYSTWRKPNTGMLVAAAWEYDLDLPNSFMVGDKATDVDMAHNAGCTGILVQTGYGTSVLSGEYQHHTKPDFITANLATAVEWILQHFD